A genomic window from Gemmatimonadaceae bacterium includes:
- a CDS encoding copper homeostasis protein CutC, whose protein sequence is MELRRPFIEAYVETSAQASAAVAAGANRIELCGAGEGGVTPSVATLDAVVREVVVPVHAMVRPRAGDFVYSADEFEAMRRALPRLREHGARGVVFGVLREDGRLDAERMGELVALCDGLRVVCHRAFDATPGADESLEQLVALGVHEVLTSGQAPTALEGAATLQRLLVRAAGRIEILAGGGVRPHNVRELLTQTGVHRVHARAFDAQVIAGIRASTSP, encoded by the coding sequence GTGGAACTGCGACGTCCGTTCATCGAGGCCTACGTCGAGACATCGGCGCAGGCCTCGGCTGCTGTAGCGGCGGGGGCGAATCGGATTGAGCTCTGTGGGGCTGGTGAGGGTGGGGTGACGCCTTCGGTTGCGACGCTGGATGCCGTGGTGCGGGAGGTAGTTGTGCCGGTGCACGCGATGGTCCGACCGCGTGCGGGGGACTTCGTATACTCTGCGGACGAGTTTGAGGCGATGCGGCGCGCGCTACCGCGATTGCGGGAGCACGGAGCGCGTGGGGTCGTGTTCGGTGTGTTGCGCGAGGACGGGCGTCTCGATGCCGAACGGATGGGAGAACTCGTCGCGCTCTGCGATGGGTTGCGCGTGGTCTGCCACCGCGCCTTCGACGCCACGCCCGGCGCAGACGAGTCACTCGAGCAACTCGTCGCGCTGGGTGTGCACGAAGTGCTCACGAGCGGGCAGGCGCCGACCGCACTGGAAGGTGCGGCTACGCTACAGCGTCTGCTGGTGCGCGCGGCGGGGCGCATCGAGATTCTCGCGGGCGGCGGTGTACGGCCGCACAATGTGCGCGAGCTGCTTACGCAAACGGGCGTGCACCGTGTGCACGCCCGCGCGTTCGACGCTCAGGTCATCGCGGGAATCAGGGCTTCCACGTCCCCTTAG
- a CDS encoding COX15/CtaA family protein, whose protein sequence is MTADLAPAVPQVALRRWMLVSIAAVFLAVSVGGITRLTESGLSITEWKPVSGVLPPMNDAAWERELELFRQIPQAQTTHAGITMGEFKFIYWWEWFHRIVARGVGLVFAVPFLWFWVRKQLPRHLFWRLSWLPVLTLAQGFLGWYMVQSGLAQRTEVSAVRLAMHLTLALAILVVALWTWADLRERPAIDVPDPRWERASRWLTTLIAFTIVTGAFVAGLRGGKVYNTWPLMGESWFPQGYAQFSSWWYNAVENPIAAQFHHRMLAYFTTAAAFVFGLVAERQLRGDARRATRLVAAAVLLQVKVGIVTLLLAVPVWLGALHQFVGVATLSVAVLAVHRLRYPDGVPSGSV, encoded by the coding sequence ATGACCGCTGATCTCGCCCCCGCCGTGCCGCAGGTCGCGCTCCGCCGCTGGATGCTCGTGAGCATCGCGGCGGTGTTTCTCGCCGTGAGCGTGGGCGGGATCACGCGGCTGACCGAGAGCGGACTCTCGATCACCGAGTGGAAGCCGGTGAGCGGTGTGCTCCCGCCGATGAACGACGCGGCCTGGGAACGTGAGCTCGAACTGTTCCGGCAGATTCCGCAGGCGCAGACGACGCACGCCGGCATCACGATGGGCGAGTTCAAGTTCATCTACTGGTGGGAGTGGTTCCACCGGATCGTGGCGCGCGGTGTGGGACTGGTGTTCGCCGTGCCGTTCCTCTGGTTCTGGGTACGGAAGCAATTGCCGCGGCACCTCTTCTGGCGCCTCTCGTGGCTGCCCGTGCTGACGTTGGCTCAGGGTTTCCTCGGTTGGTATATGGTGCAGAGCGGGCTCGCCCAGCGCACCGAGGTGAGCGCCGTGCGCCTGGCGATGCACCTCACGCTGGCGCTGGCAATCCTCGTCGTGGCGCTCTGGACCTGGGCGGACCTGCGTGAGCGGCCGGCCATCGACGTCCCGGATCCGCGCTGGGAGCGCGCGTCCCGCTGGCTCACCACGCTTATCGCGTTCACCATCGTCACCGGTGCCTTCGTGGCCGGCCTGCGCGGGGGCAAGGTGTACAACACCTGGCCGCTGATGGGCGAGAGCTGGTTCCCGCAGGGCTACGCGCAGTTCTCGAGCTGGTGGTACAACGCGGTGGAGAATCCCATCGCGGCGCAGTTCCACCACCGGATGCTGGCGTACTTCACGACGGCCGCGGCGTTCGTGTTCGGCCTGGTGGCGGAACGTCAGCTGCGCGGGGACGCGCGGCGCGCGACGCGGCTGGTCGCGGCCGCCGTGTTGCTGCAGGTGAAGGTGGGGATCGTGACGCTGCTGCTGGCCGTGCCGGTGTGGCTCGGGGCGCTGCACCAGTTCGTGGGCGTGGCGACGCTTAGCGTGGCGGTGCTGGCCGTGCATCGGCTGCGGTACCCTGACGGAGTCCCGTCAGGGAGCGTCTAG
- a CDS encoding gluconate 2-dehydrogenase subunit 3 family protein, whose product MSDFNRREMLASVAAGAAALAIPREGLEAAAAHAHDAVAAEQQQQGRQYVPQQFTVDEYRLVRLLVDYVIPRDGRSGSASEAGVPQFMDFILGEYASNRTWMKDGLAWVNAECRRRFNAGFISCTDVQRREVLDAIAYPRRARAQDRPGVEFFTRFRNLTSSGFWTSRIGIADLGFIGNRPVAEWVGTPPNVVAWLERNR is encoded by the coding sequence ATGAGCGACTTCAACCGTCGGGAAATGCTCGCCAGCGTGGCCGCCGGCGCCGCCGCGTTGGCCATCCCGCGCGAAGGACTCGAGGCCGCCGCCGCGCACGCGCACGACGCGGTCGCAGCCGAGCAGCAGCAACAGGGGCGGCAGTACGTCCCGCAGCAATTCACCGTCGACGAATACCGCCTCGTGCGGTTGCTCGTGGACTACGTGATCCCTCGCGACGGCCGTTCGGGCTCCGCGAGCGAGGCCGGCGTGCCGCAGTTTATGGACTTCATCCTCGGCGAGTACGCGAGCAACCGCACCTGGATGAAGGACGGCCTCGCGTGGGTGAACGCCGAGTGCCGGCGACGCTTCAACGCGGGCTTCATCTCCTGCACCGATGTCCAGCGCCGCGAGGTGCTCGACGCCATCGCCTACCCGCGGCGCGCCCGTGCGCAGGACCGGCCCGGCGTCGAGTTCTTCACGCGCTTCCGCAACCTGACGTCGAGCGGCTTCTGGACCAGCCGCATCGGCATCGCCGATCTCGGCTTCATCGGGAATCGGCCGGTGGCCGAATGGGTGGGGACGCCGCCGAACGTCGTCGCCTGGTTGGAGCGCAACCGCTGA
- a CDS encoding Gfo/Idh/MocA family oxidoreductase: MSAPLGVGFIGSGFNTRFHIQGWQGVRDADVLGVWSPNGSNAASAAKLARELDVGQAKAYKSITAMVADPRIDALWLCGPNQARLENVEEIVHAIKSGKGSLKGIACEKPLARNVAEAEEVHRLVKSVGLKTGYLENQLFAPHVEAGKKLIWARGAATTGRPYLARAAEEHSGPHAPWFWNGVLQGGGVLNDMMCHSALVVRHLLTEPGKPLSSVKPVRVTGHIASLKWSRPAYAKKLQREMGRSIDYNKRPSEDYASILIEFKTSDGYKVIGEASTSWSFVGAGLRLSAELLGPEYSMKWNSLDSGLNLFFSREVTGRAGEDLVEKQNAEQGVMPVVPEEYAAYGYTAEDRHFVRVFQGKEKAMLDFADGVEVVKMLMTAYRSAEQGQTLAYPNRGIDRYVPKVAKGTWKP; encoded by the coding sequence ATGAGCGCTCCCCTCGGCGTCGGCTTCATCGGCTCGGGCTTCAACACCCGCTTCCACATCCAAGGCTGGCAGGGCGTCCGCGATGCCGACGTGCTCGGCGTCTGGTCGCCCAACGGCAGCAACGCCGCCAGCGCAGCCAAGCTGGCCCGTGAGCTCGACGTCGGCCAGGCCAAGGCCTACAAGAGCATCACGGCGATGGTCGCCGACCCGCGCATCGATGCCCTCTGGCTCTGCGGCCCCAACCAAGCCCGCCTCGAGAACGTCGAAGAGATCGTCCACGCCATCAAGTCGGGCAAGGGCTCGCTCAAGGGCATTGCCTGCGAGAAGCCGCTGGCCCGCAACGTCGCCGAGGCCGAGGAGGTGCACCGCCTCGTGAAGAGCGTCGGCCTCAAGACGGGCTACCTCGAGAACCAGCTCTTCGCACCGCACGTCGAGGCAGGCAAGAAGCTGATTTGGGCCCGCGGCGCCGCCACCACCGGCCGCCCCTACCTCGCCCGCGCCGCCGAGGAGCACAGTGGCCCGCACGCGCCTTGGTTCTGGAACGGCGTGCTGCAAGGCGGCGGGGTGCTCAACGATATGATGTGCCACTCAGCGCTGGTCGTGCGCCACCTGCTCACCGAGCCAGGCAAGCCGCTCTCCAGCGTGAAGCCCGTGCGCGTCACCGGCCACATCGCCTCGCTCAAGTGGTCACGGCCTGCCTACGCCAAGAAGCTCCAGCGGGAGATGGGCCGCAGCATTGACTACAACAAGCGCCCCAGCGAGGACTACGCCAGCATCCTCATCGAGTTCAAGACCAGCGATGGTTACAAGGTCATCGGCGAAGCGTCCACGTCGTGGAGCTTCGTCGGCGCGGGCCTGCGCCTCTCGGCCGAGCTCCTCGGCCCCGAGTACTCGATGAAGTGGAATTCGTTGGATTCCGGCCTCAACCTCTTCTTCTCTCGCGAGGTCACCGGCCGCGCCGGCGAGGACTTGGTCGAGAAGCAGAACGCCGAACAGGGCGTGATGCCGGTGGTGCCCGAGGAGTACGCGGCCTACGGCTACACCGCCGAGGACCGCCACTTCGTGCGCGTCTTCCAGGGCAAGGAGAAGGCGATGCTGGACTTCGCCGATGGCGTGGAGGTCGTGAAGATGCTGATGACGGCGTATCGCTCGGCCGAGCAGGGCCAGACGCTGGCGTATCCCAACCGCGGCATCGACCGCTACGTCCCGAAGGTCGCTAAGGGGACGTGGAAGCCCTGA
- a CDS encoding Gfo/Idh/MocA family oxidoreductase encodes MSRERTVDRRTVVGGLAAAGALAAIPRPLQALGERSAQPNQKLRIACIGVGGMGHSDVRGVSGEQLVAFADVDWRAAERAFREFPNAKRYKDFREMLEKERNNIDAVTVSTPDHTHAVAAMMALKMGKHVYCQKPLARLIGECRALSAEAARRPRQATQMGNQGHAQEGIRLIREWVEAGVIGDVEKIDYWTNRPIWPQALNRPTQAHNVPPTMDWNLWLGPAAERPYSPAYAPFNWRGWWDFGTGAMGDMACHIMDAAYWVLGLKYPSRVTPEATQLFAETAPASERITYEFPAIGARKAVTLVWRDGGILPPKPAGWPDSLDWPYSATGGQLWYGSKGMIVAGTYSENPRLVNDQAWADLRANPVPQKYPRTGGVYQEWIEACKNGTQPGSSFAGYAAPMTEMILVGCLAARMGQVLEINPDTGAITNVTPPSEWVNPVYRAGWAL; translated from the coding sequence ATGTCTCGTGAACGAACCGTGGACCGCCGTACCGTCGTGGGCGGCCTCGCCGCCGCCGGCGCACTCGCCGCCATCCCGCGGCCGCTGCAGGCGCTAGGCGAACGCAGCGCGCAGCCGAACCAGAAGCTGCGCATCGCCTGCATCGGTGTGGGCGGGATGGGTCACTCTGACGTACGCGGAGTCAGCGGCGAGCAGTTGGTGGCCTTCGCCGACGTGGACTGGCGGGCCGCCGAACGCGCCTTCCGGGAGTTCCCGAATGCCAAGCGCTACAAGGACTTCCGCGAGATGCTCGAGAAGGAGCGCAACAACATCGATGCGGTGACGGTCTCGACGCCGGACCACACGCACGCCGTGGCCGCGATGATGGCGCTCAAGATGGGCAAGCACGTGTACTGCCAGAAGCCGCTGGCGCGCCTCATCGGCGAGTGCCGCGCGCTCTCCGCCGAGGCCGCGCGGCGCCCGCGGCAGGCGACGCAGATGGGCAACCAGGGCCACGCGCAGGAGGGCATCCGCCTCATCCGCGAGTGGGTGGAGGCCGGCGTCATCGGCGACGTGGAGAAGATCGACTACTGGACCAATCGCCCGATTTGGCCGCAGGCGCTGAACCGGCCGACGCAGGCGCACAACGTGCCGCCGACGATGGACTGGAATCTCTGGCTCGGCCCCGCCGCCGAGCGGCCGTACAGCCCGGCCTACGCGCCCTTCAACTGGCGCGGCTGGTGGGATTTCGGTACCGGCGCGATGGGCGATATGGCCTGCCACATTATGGACGCGGCGTACTGGGTGCTGGGGCTCAAGTATCCCTCGCGCGTGACGCCGGAGGCGACGCAGCTCTTCGCCGAGACGGCGCCGGCGTCGGAGCGCATCACCTATGAGTTCCCGGCGATCGGCGCGCGCAAGGCGGTGACGCTGGTGTGGCGCGACGGCGGCATCCTGCCGCCGAAGCCGGCGGGTTGGCCCGATTCACTCGACTGGCCCTACTCGGCCACGGGCGGCCAACTCTGGTATGGCAGCAAGGGAATGATCGTCGCGGGCACGTACTCGGAGAACCCGCGCCTCGTGAACGACCAGGCCTGGGCGGACCTGCGCGCGAACCCCGTGCCGCAGAAGTATCCGCGCACGGGCGGCGTGTACCAGGAGTGGATCGAGGCCTGCAAGAACGGGACGCAGCCGGGCTCGAGCTTCGCCGGCTACGCGGCGCCGATGACGGAGATGATCCTCGTCGGCTGCCTCGCGGCGCGGATGGGACAGGTGCTGGAGATCAACCCGGACACGGGCGCGATCACCAACGTCACGCCGCCGAGCGAGTGGGTGAATCCAGTGTATCGGGCGGGGTGGGCGCTGTAG